From a region of the Chitinophaga caseinilytica genome:
- a CDS encoding copper-translocating P-type ATPase, with protein MSPNDPHEHHHEHHHHPEPHSHPPQDHTHVHHNHPQPAPMADHSQHADHGMHADHGGHGGHDHHGMIADFKKRFYVTLVLTVPVLLLSSMIQHWLGLPWQFPGSGKILFGLSTLIFVYGGWPFLKGWFTEMKSRNPGMMTLIGFAITVAYVYSTATVFGLEGMDFFWELATLILIMLLGHWIEMTSVAGASRELEALVKLMPSSAHIIKNDTISEIPTDQLQKGDLILVKPGEKIAADGVITEGESAVNESMLTGESKPAEKNPGDKVIAGSINGNGALRIEVTHGSKESYLQQVIQLVNEAQQDKSRTQLLADKAARWLTAIAIVAGLATFFAWYLTGSTLAFAMERMVTVIVICCPHALGLAIPLVVAKSTALAARNGLLIRNRTAFENARKITTLVFDKTGTLTVGQFAVARFEALIGDVTKEEVLRLAYALEQSSEHPIATGIVAKAKELGISAEQAGKITAITGKGITAELNGTTISVVSPNAPQNPPEKIRAGETLVYVLRNETPIGFIALSDQIRPESAEAIRTLHEQNIKTVLLTGDNKVVAEDVARTLGMDQFFAEVLPHEKLEKIAQLQQSGEFVAMTGDGVNDAPALAKADVGIAVGSGSDVAAETADIILVNSNPKDVASLVLFGKATYRKMVQNLAWATGYNVIAMPLAAGVLSGAGILLSPAAGAVLMSISTVVVAINAGMLKIKS; from the coding sequence ATGAGCCCTAACGATCCGCACGAGCATCATCACGAGCATCACCATCATCCGGAACCGCATTCCCATCCGCCGCAAGACCACACGCACGTCCACCACAACCATCCGCAACCCGCTCCCATGGCCGACCACAGCCAGCACGCAGATCACGGGATGCATGCAGACCATGGAGGGCACGGCGGCCATGATCACCACGGCATGATCGCCGATTTCAAGAAAAGGTTCTATGTGACATTGGTGCTCACGGTGCCTGTTTTGCTGCTGTCGTCCATGATCCAGCACTGGCTCGGCCTGCCATGGCAGTTCCCCGGTTCCGGCAAAATACTTTTCGGGCTGTCGACCCTAATTTTCGTTTACGGCGGCTGGCCTTTCCTCAAAGGCTGGTTCACCGAAATGAAATCCCGCAACCCCGGCATGATGACGCTGATCGGGTTCGCCATCACCGTGGCTTACGTCTACAGCACCGCCACCGTGTTCGGACTGGAAGGCATGGACTTCTTCTGGGAACTGGCGACGCTGATCCTCATCATGCTGCTGGGTCATTGGATCGAGATGACGTCGGTGGCGGGCGCTTCGCGCGAACTGGAAGCCCTCGTCAAACTGATGCCTTCCTCCGCCCACATCATCAAAAACGATACGATCTCCGAAATACCGACCGACCAGCTCCAAAAGGGCGACCTCATTCTCGTGAAACCCGGTGAAAAGATCGCTGCAGACGGTGTCATCACCGAAGGCGAAAGCGCCGTCAACGAATCCATGCTCACGGGAGAATCCAAACCGGCGGAAAAGAACCCGGGCGATAAAGTGATCGCCGGTTCCATCAACGGCAACGGCGCCCTTCGCATCGAAGTCACCCATGGCAGCAAGGAATCGTACCTGCAACAGGTGATCCAATTGGTGAACGAAGCGCAGCAAGACAAATCGCGCACGCAGCTGCTGGCCGACAAAGCCGCGCGCTGGCTCACCGCCATCGCCATCGTGGCGGGGCTCGCTACGTTTTTCGCGTGGTACCTCACGGGGAGCACGCTGGCGTTCGCCATGGAGCGGATGGTGACGGTGATCGTGATCTGTTGTCCGCATGCGCTGGGGCTCGCCATTCCGCTGGTGGTGGCCAAATCCACCGCGCTGGCGGCGCGCAACGGGCTGCTTATCCGCAACCGTACCGCTTTCGAAAACGCGCGAAAGATCACCACGCTGGTTTTCGATAAAACGGGAACGCTCACGGTTGGCCAATTCGCCGTGGCCCGGTTCGAAGCATTGATCGGCGATGTCACGAAAGAAGAAGTGCTTCGCCTCGCTTATGCGCTCGAGCAAAGTTCAGAGCATCCCATCGCCACGGGGATCGTGGCGAAAGCGAAAGAGCTGGGCATCAGCGCGGAGCAGGCCGGCAAGATCACGGCTATCACCGGCAAAGGGATCACGGCGGAACTGAACGGCACCACGATTTCAGTGGTAAGCCCCAACGCGCCGCAAAACCCGCCGGAAAAAATCCGCGCCGGCGAAACGCTGGTGTACGTACTCCGTAACGAAACACCCATCGGTTTCATCGCGCTTTCCGACCAGATCCGCCCCGAATCCGCCGAAGCCATCCGCACGCTGCACGAACAAAATATCAAAACGGTACTGCTCACCGGCGACAATAAAGTAGTGGCGGAAGACGTAGCGCGCACCCTCGGTATGGACCAGTTCTTCGCCGAAGTGCTGCCGCACGAAAAACTGGAAAAGATCGCGCAGCTCCAGCAATCCGGCGAGTTCGTTGCCATGACGGGAGACGGTGTGAACGACGCACCCGCCCTCGCCAAGGCAGACGTAGGTATCGCCGTGGGCTCCGGCAGCGATGTGGCCGCCGAAACGGCAGACATCATTCTCGTGAACAGCAACCCGAAAGACGTGGCCAGCCTCGTACTTTTCGGCAAGGCCACTTACCGGAAAATGGTGCAGAACCTCGCCTGGGCAACGGGTTACAACGTGATCGCCATGCCCCTGGCCGCAGGGGTACTTTCCGGCGCGGGGATATTGCTCAGTCCCGCCGCGGGCGCCGTGCTCATGAGCATCAGTACCGTGGTGGTAGCCATCAATGCTGGCATGCTGAAGATCAAATCATAA
- a CDS encoding alkaline phosphatase family protein, whose protein sequence is MKQYLTITFALLLSAAVQAQSRKAVFIIVDGIPADVFERAELPHFKHIIQSGSYLRAFVGGEKGGYSQTPTISAVGYNSVLTGTWVNKHNVWDNDIKEPNYQYWTIFRTFKSHFPQRKTAIYSSWEDNRTKLVGDRLPATGNLAIDIRHDGFELDTVRFPHDRKKAYMERIDAHVAEEAAKSIRQQAPDLSWVYLEYTDDMGHMYGDSPEFSSAIRKMDEKIGKIWEAVQYRQKQFKEQWMIVITTDHGRDEPSGKHHGGQTFRQRSGWIVSNIKQPNVYAKTSYPGVVDIMPTIARFLGLPLPQHVARESDGVALTGKISVARANVNYFQDVLDISWINPDPGGNVKIWVTTTNNYKTGGTDEYKLLAEVPAAQGHAVVNVKELPSKFYKVVLEGKENTVNRWWVADK, encoded by the coding sequence ATGAAACAATACCTGACTATTACCTTCGCGCTACTCTTATCCGCTGCGGTACAGGCGCAGTCCCGCAAAGCCGTTTTCATTATTGTGGACGGCATCCCGGCAGACGTCTTCGAACGTGCCGAACTCCCTCATTTCAAACACATTATCCAGTCGGGCAGCTACCTCCGCGCCTTCGTCGGCGGCGAAAAAGGCGGCTATTCCCAAACCCCGACCATCTCCGCAGTGGGCTACAACAGCGTGCTCACGGGTACCTGGGTGAACAAGCATAATGTGTGGGACAACGATATCAAGGAGCCCAATTATCAATATTGGACCATCTTCCGGACGTTCAAATCCCACTTCCCCCAAAGGAAAACTGCCATTTACAGCAGTTGGGAGGATAACCGGACCAAGCTCGTGGGCGACCGCCTGCCCGCCACCGGCAACCTCGCGATCGATATCCGGCACGACGGCTTCGAGCTGGATACCGTCCGTTTCCCGCACGACCGTAAAAAGGCGTACATGGAGCGGATAGATGCGCATGTGGCCGAAGAAGCGGCGAAATCCATCCGCCAGCAAGCCCCCGACCTCAGCTGGGTGTACCTCGAATATACCGACGATATGGGCCATATGTACGGCGACAGCCCGGAATTTTCTTCCGCCATCCGGAAAATGGACGAAAAGATCGGCAAGATCTGGGAAGCGGTGCAATATCGCCAAAAGCAGTTCAAGGAACAATGGATGATCGTTATCACGACCGATCATGGCCGCGACGAGCCATCGGGCAAGCATCACGGCGGGCAAACATTCCGCCAGCGTTCCGGGTGGATCGTGTCCAACATCAAACAACCGAACGTATATGCGAAAACGTCGTACCCCGGTGTGGTAGACATTATGCCGACCATCGCGCGGTTCCTGGGGCTGCCGCTGCCGCAGCATGTGGCCCGCGAATCGGACGGTGTGGCACTGACGGGCAAAATTTCCGTGGCCCGCGCTAACGTGAATTATTTCCAGGACGTGCTGGATATTTCCTGGATAAACCCCGACCCGGGCGGCAATGTGAAAATCTGGGTGACCACCACCAATAATTACAAAACCGGCGGAACGGACGAGTACAAGTTGCTGGCCGAAGTTCCCGCGGCGCAGGGGCATGCGGTGGTGAATGTGAAGGAGCTGCCGTCGAAGTTTTATAAAGTGGTGCTGGAAGGGAAGGAAAATACCGTGAACCGCTGGTGGGTGGCGGATAAATAA
- a CDS encoding ATP/GTP-binding protein codes for MKMKYAILSLFLAGAPCVAALAQKATLTKLWSTDTTLKVPESVYFDGKRNVLYVTNIDGEPWGADGQGFVSKVSPKTGKIENLRWVEGLNAPKGMGVHKNRLYVADLDAVVVIDIDKGAIEKRIPIAGATGLNDVTVAPNGYVFVTDSKQKTVHLVVPTISDAYVSKGLKGPNGILASPAGLLVLDDNSVNLVQADKSLKKVAPASSGADGIEHVKGDEYIVSCWKGDVYYVNIKDNTADKILDTQAEKLQTADIGYDARKKIVYIPTFFGNHVTAYQLTIN; via the coding sequence ATGAAAATGAAATATGCCATCCTTAGTCTTTTCCTCGCCGGCGCGCCCTGCGTGGCCGCCCTGGCACAGAAAGCCACGCTGACGAAGCTCTGGTCTACCGACACCACGCTGAAAGTACCCGAATCGGTATATTTCGACGGTAAACGCAACGTGCTCTATGTCACCAATATCGACGGCGAGCCCTGGGGGGCAGACGGACAGGGGTTCGTATCCAAAGTATCTCCCAAAACCGGGAAGATCGAGAACCTCCGCTGGGTAGAGGGGCTGAACGCCCCCAAAGGCATGGGCGTCCATAAAAACCGCCTGTACGTCGCCGACCTCGACGCCGTCGTAGTCATCGATATCGATAAAGGCGCGATCGAAAAACGGATCCCCATCGCTGGCGCCACCGGTCTCAACGACGTTACCGTGGCACCCAACGGCTACGTGTTCGTCACCGATTCCAAACAGAAAACCGTCCATCTCGTAGTACCCACGATCTCCGACGCCTACGTTTCCAAAGGCCTCAAAGGCCCCAACGGCATCCTGGCCAGCCCCGCAGGGCTCCTCGTGCTCGACGATAATTCCGTAAACCTCGTCCAGGCCGATAAATCCCTCAAGAAAGTAGCCCCCGCTTCTTCCGGCGCAGACGGCATCGAACATGTGAAAGGCGACGAATACATCGTTTCCTGCTGGAAAGGCGATGTGTATTACGTTAACATCAAAGACAACACCGCCGACAAAATCCTCGACACCCAGGCCGAAAAACTCCAGACCGCAGATATCGGGTACGACGCGAGAAAGAAAATCGTTTACATCCCCACCTTCTTCGGCAACCACGTCACCGCCTATCAACTCACCATCAACTAA
- a CDS encoding ligand-binding sensor domain-containing protein, protein MKYLYLLALLISVYTVKAQSSRQAYVFSHLSIQNGLTGNHVSAVLQDKKGFIWIASNALQRFDGENYITITQFDRLPGSIFYDDIALYEDRQGRIWIGAPDNIRIYDPVTSRISTVPIEAGLTPGSEIGCYTFLQDHKGRLWMTADAGLLQYDAALHRFRRPTEIPDSISKKMHSGIMEDAYGRLWVSGTKEMYMVSQDRRQVFSSYNNPHHYPLLDIQTSVKEMLEDNRGRIWAATRGTNELLCWPPDSSGMRRFQFHYGGTEPDQVYELAEDHHGNIWAGMKTNGLFRYTDAQGKFSLHIAPSKSPLGLHLNYETNCLLPDRDGHLWVGTDVGVNILSLHNEGFTRIDPPAPQISGAEMTGLLKGKNGDVYMAYWGAGFSHLRPDLTPVKHYTHGPGGIPEDRNLVWSLAELPSGKVLIGQENGMVSEYDPQTQRFKHHRPPQLHDQTVLTMWPENDTTVWTGLYKFGLAKWDPRSGKVTNYPQLMGFIHRNTAITAIVPGGDSLLWLGSSRGGVLRFRKSDGQVTSAVMFMRGTDTVRNVTALQRVNDTTLLAGTDHGVYFYFPASGRWETLVINNRQFDEWILSIAPAGNDRFWLTTPAGFYRLNSPTRTISTFEQNNDIITDPRKVRRCIINLADGRLLVGASDHAVAFLPENLEVRPPPSDVTIVGFRVLNQAIIVDSALFFNKPVYLKHHENFLGIDFKSLQYHGEKLQYFYQLEGLDKDWVPAENVLSARYTKLPPGEYTFRVKSMNTAGIFSRNTTSLKIVIRPAFWQTGWFRTLLILLAAGLVYGYFRFRMYLVKKEARSRAAFREELSQLEMKALRAQMNPHFIFNALNSIQTFMLKNETDTALAYLSRFAKLIRNVLDHSQLNNISITRETEMLENYLELERLRLDGRFDYTITIDPDLEPDFAEIPAMVLQPFVENAIWHGLQHKDEHGHLHIRFTREGQQVHCVIEDDGIGREAATALKQHTHPAHVSRGLQITKDRLQIYNSRYNMDASFDIDDLKNENGQPAGTRVNLWFPLTED, encoded by the coding sequence ATGAAGTATCTGTACCTGCTCGCACTCCTGATCTCCGTCTACACCGTTAAAGCACAGTCTTCGCGGCAGGCCTACGTCTTCTCCCATCTTTCCATCCAGAACGGCCTCACCGGCAACCACGTTTCCGCAGTGCTGCAGGATAAAAAAGGGTTCATCTGGATCGCCAGCAACGCACTCCAGCGGTTCGACGGCGAAAACTACATTACCATCACCCAGTTCGACCGGCTGCCCGGTTCCATTTTCTACGACGACATCGCGCTGTACGAAGACCGCCAGGGCCGCATCTGGATCGGCGCGCCAGACAATATCCGGATTTACGATCCCGTTACTTCCCGCATTTCCACCGTTCCCATCGAAGCCGGCCTCACGCCCGGTTCGGAAATCGGATGCTATACTTTTCTGCAAGACCATAAAGGACGGCTGTGGATGACGGCCGATGCGGGACTACTGCAATACGACGCTGCGCTCCACCGCTTCCGCCGGCCCACCGAAATCCCCGACAGTATCAGTAAAAAAATGCATTCCGGCATCATGGAAGACGCATATGGAAGGCTCTGGGTCAGCGGAACCAAAGAAATGTACATGGTGTCCCAGGACCGCCGCCAGGTTTTCAGTTCCTACAACAATCCGCACCACTATCCCCTGCTCGATATCCAGACGAGCGTGAAAGAAATGCTGGAAGACAACCGCGGGCGCATCTGGGCCGCTACGCGCGGTACCAACGAACTGCTGTGCTGGCCGCCCGACAGCAGCGGCATGCGGCGCTTCCAGTTCCATTATGGCGGTACCGAGCCCGACCAGGTGTACGAGCTCGCGGAAGACCATCACGGTAATATCTGGGCGGGCATGAAAACCAACGGCCTGTTCCGGTACACCGATGCGCAGGGGAAGTTCTCCCTGCACATCGCGCCCTCGAAATCGCCGCTGGGCCTGCATCTCAACTATGAAACCAATTGCCTGCTTCCCGACCGCGACGGCCATCTGTGGGTCGGGACAGACGTGGGCGTCAATATATTAAGCCTTCATAACGAAGGTTTCACCCGCATCGATCCGCCGGCGCCACAAATTTCCGGCGCGGAAATGACGGGATTGCTGAAGGGGAAGAACGGAGATGTGTACATGGCTTACTGGGGCGCGGGGTTCTCCCATCTGCGGCCCGACCTCACGCCCGTGAAACACTACACCCACGGCCCCGGCGGCATCCCGGAAGACAGGAACCTCGTCTGGAGCCTCGCCGAGCTCCCCTCCGGGAAAGTGCTCATAGGCCAGGAAAATGGGATGGTCTCAGAATACGATCCGCAAACGCAGCGGTTCAAACATCATCGTCCCCCGCAATTGCACGACCAGACCGTGCTCACGATGTGGCCCGAAAACGATACCACCGTCTGGACAGGCCTCTACAAATTCGGTTTGGCCAAATGGGACCCGCGATCCGGGAAAGTCACCAATTACCCGCAGCTCATGGGTTTCATCCATCGGAATACGGCGATAACGGCCATCGTTCCCGGTGGCGACAGCCTCCTGTGGCTGGGGTCCAGCCGCGGCGGGGTTTTGCGCTTCCGGAAATCGGACGGGCAGGTTACGTCTGCGGTGATGTTCATGCGCGGAACGGATACCGTCCGCAACGTAACGGCGCTGCAACGGGTCAACGATACTACCTTGCTGGCAGGTACCGATCATGGCGTTTATTTCTATTTTCCCGCTTCCGGGCGATGGGAAACCCTGGTGATCAACAACCGCCAGTTCGACGAATGGATCCTGTCCATAGCGCCGGCCGGCAACGACCGGTTCTGGCTCACCACGCCCGCCGGGTTCTACCGGCTGAACAGTCCTACCCGAACGATTTCCACGTTCGAGCAAAACAACGACATCATCACCGATCCCCGGAAAGTGCGGCGCTGCATCATTAACCTGGCAGACGGGCGGCTGCTTGTGGGCGCATCCGATCATGCCGTGGCGTTCCTTCCCGAAAACCTGGAAGTACGGCCACCGCCTTCCGACGTGACGATCGTGGGGTTCCGGGTGCTGAATCAGGCGATCATCGTCGATTCCGCGCTGTTTTTCAACAAGCCGGTGTATTTGAAGCATCATGAAAATTTCCTGGGGATCGATTTCAAATCGCTGCAATACCATGGGGAAAAACTGCAATATTTTTACCAGCTGGAAGGGTTGGACAAAGATTGGGTGCCGGCGGAAAACGTACTGTCTGCCCGATATACCAAACTGCCGCCGGGCGAGTACACTTTCCGGGTGAAGAGCATGAACACGGCCGGGATTTTCTCGCGCAATACCACTTCCCTGAAGATCGTGATCAGGCCGGCGTTCTGGCAAACGGGATGGTTCCGGACCTTGCTGATCCTGCTGGCTGCCGGTTTGGTGTATGGATATTTCCGGTTCAGGATGTATTTGGTGAAGAAGGAAGCCCGTAGCAGGGCGGCTTTCCGGGAGGAGTTGTCGCAGCTGGAAATGAAGGCGCTCCGCGCGCAAATGAACCCGCATTTCATCTTCAACGCCCTCAACTCGATCCAGACATTCATGCTGAAAAACGAGACAGACACGGCGCTGGCGTACCTCAGCCGCTTCGCAAAGCTCATCCGCAATGTGCTCGACCACTCGCAGTTGAACAACATTTCCATCACGCGGGAAACGGAAATGCTGGAAAATTATCTGGAACTGGAGCGCCTCCGCCTCGACGGGCGCTTCGATTACACCATCACGATCGATCCCGACCTCGAGCCCGACTTCGCCGAGATCCCCGCCATGGTGCTGCAACCTTTCGTCGAAAATGCTATCTGGCACGGGCTCCAACATAAAGACGAACACGGCCACCTCCACATCCGCTTCACCCGCGAAGGCCAGCAGGTACATTGCGTGATCGAAGACGACGGTATCGGCCGCGAAGCCGCCACGGCACTGAAGCAACACACCCATCCCGCACACGTCTCGCGGGGCCTCCAGATAACAAAAGACCGGCTGCAGATTTACAACAGCCGGTACAATATGGATGCGTCTTTCGACATCGATGATCTGAAAAATGAGAACGGACAACCTGCCGGAACGCGGGTGAACCTCTGGTTCCCGCTCACGGAAGATTAA